Within Bacillus sp. Marseille-Q1617, the genomic segment AAAATCGAAATGGACAACGCCGGCAGTCATTTTGAGACGTCTCTTTATGACGGGGAAACATTCTTCCTTCCTGTACTCGGCCAGCACAATATCCACAACGCCCTCGCAGCCATTTTGATTGCCAGGGAATTCGGTGTCTCTGTCGAGGACATGAAGAAAGGCATGGGGTCTCTTAAGCTTACACAGATGCGAATGGAGATGACGGAAGGAAAAAAGGGCGAGAAAATCATCAACGATGCCTATAACGCAAGTCCTACTTCCATGAAAGCGGCAATCCAGCTCGTTTCTGAACTAGGGGGCTTCAATACAAAAATGCTCGTACTCGGAGATATGCTGGAGCTTGGGGACAACGATGAGGAGTTCCACCAGGAAATCGGAAGAATGATCGACCCTGAGCAGATTCACCACGTATATACCTACGGAAAACTTGCTGAATTCATCGCAAAAGGTGCACGTGACAGGTTCACACCTGAAAACATCCATTCCTTCGAGGATAAGAAGGAACTTGCCGCTGCGCTGAAAAATCAGACAAAAAGCGGAGATCTGCTCCTATTCAAAGCCTCCAGGGGAATGAAACTTGAAGAAGTCATCGAAGCTTTGCAATCGGATGACACTGAGTAAAATCCAGGAAGAATGGCCAAAATGACATTATGCAGGTAGAGGGAGGATGTACTCCTTCTACCCTTTTACAAGAAACGATCTTAGGCAGTATGAGCATTTATTTTTGTTATGAAAGAGAAATCTTGCATGGAAATCACTAGCGGGGTTGAATAGAATTTTTATAAAAACAGTCTTCAAGTAAGTGGGGATCAAGATGATTGGATGTTTACTTATTCACGGCTTCACTGGCGGTCCTTATGAAGTCGAGCCTTTGGCAGAATATCTAAAAGAACGAACCGATTGGAAAATCGCTGTTCCTACTTTACCCGGTCATGGAGAAACGCTCGCTTTAAAGGGGATCAAGCATGTTGAATGGATCGACCACGCAGAAGAAGAATTGAAGAAACTCATCTCAACATGCGACAAGGTATATGTCATCGGGTTTTCGATGGGGGGCCTGATCGCCTCTTACCTATCCGTCAAATACAGCATCGACAAACTCGTGTTACTGAGTGCCGCTGCCTATTATTTGAATTTCAAGCAGCTGGCAAAAGAGATTGGTAATTTAATCAAGGAAGGGCTCCAGGGGAAAATACTTGAAAATGAACTCTACAATCGCTATAAATTTAAAATGACCAATACTCCGATTCTTTCTGCCTACGAGTTTAAAAAGGTGGTGCGTGTAGCCCGTCCTCTCCTTGAAAAAGTGGATATCCCAACTTTTATAGCACAGGGAGAAAATGATGGGATAGTCCCGCCTAAAAGTGCGAAATATATTTATGAGACCATTTCATCTGAAGAAAAAAACCTATATTACTCCTCAAAAGCCCAGCATTTAATATGTCACAGTGAAGATAAGCACGAATTATTTGGAGAGATCTACCATTTTCTGCAGAGTGAATAGATTGACTATTTTACAATAGATTGAAATTCATCTCTATAAGTGGTAACATAACTACAACATTGTTCTATTTGTTGGACGTGCGAGCTCTTCGAATTAGAAGAGTGTATTTTTTTGCATTAAGGTTGCAAAAACCGCACCGCGCCTTACAATAAGGTGTAATACACATTGCAGCAGACATTCCAATGGACATTGCAATATACATTAAAATAAACATCTCATATAGACGATTTTAGATTAGATACCGAAGTCTTTCGGTGTGTAAGATTTCGTTCCGATTTAAAAATATAATCAGCATAATTGATTAGTTATAAAAGATGTAAATCAAAAGGAGAATGAATAGCATTGACAAAGTTTTCAGATTTAAACTTAAGCGCATCTACGTTGAAATCAATTAAACGTATGGGCTTTGAAGAAGCAACCCCAATCCAGGCAAGTACAATCCCGGCAGGTCTAGAAGGTAAGGACATCATCGGTCAGGCACAAACGGGAACTGGTAAAACGACAGCGTTTGGTATCCCGATGATCGAAAAGATCGATATGAAGAACCCGAACGTCCAGGCTCTTGTCATCGCTCCGACCCGTGAACTTGCGATCCAGGTTTCTGAAGAATTATACCGCATCGGATCAGATAAGCGTGCACGCGTATTATCTGTATACGGCGGACAGGATATCCAGCGTCAAATCCGTGCGATGAAAAAGAACCCTCATATCATCGTAGGTACACCTGGACGTCTTCTTGACCACATCAAGCGCCGCACGCTGAAGCTTGATAACGTTGAAACATTGGTACTGGACGAAGCAGACGAAATGCTGAACATGGGCTTCATCGAAGACATCGAAAGCATCCTTGAAACTGTGCCAAGCACAAGACAAACACTTCTATTCTCTGCAACAATGCCGGATCCGATCCGCCGCATTGCAGAGCGTTTCATGACAGAACCTGAACTGATCAAGGTAAAGTCCAAAGAAGTAACGGTTTCAAATATTGAACAGTACTTCACAAAAGTAACGGAAAAAGAAAAGTTTGATGTATTGTCCCGTTTGATCGACGTACAATCACCTGAACTTGCGATTGTATTCGGTCGTACAAAGCGCCGTGTAGATGAACTGTCACGTGCCCTTAGCATCCGCGGTTACCTTGCAGAAGGAATTCACGGGGACCTTTCCCAGGCGCGCCGTATGACGGTTCTTAAAAAGTTCAAAGAAGGGCGCATCGACATCCTGATCGCAACGGATGTTGCAGCACGCGGACTTGATATCTCAGGCGTAACTCACGTATACAACTTTGATATCCCACAAGATCCTGAAAGCTACGTTCACCGTATCGGACGTACTGGCCGTGCAGGTAAAAAAGGTATGTCCATCACGTTCGTAACACCAAGAGAAATGGGTTACCTGCGTGTAGTGGAACAAACAACGAAGAAGAAAATGATGGGCCTTAAGCCACCAAGCCATAACGAAGCACTTGAAGGCCAGCAGCGCCTTGCTTTGGATAAGCTGATTGAAGCGGCGAAAGAAAGCGACATTAAGGATTACTCTCAATTTGCAGAGGAATTCCTGAATGACCACGATCCAATCCAGGCAGTCGCAGCAGCGATCAAAGTCCTTACAAAAGAGCCGGACACAACTCCTGTGGAAATCACAGAAGAACGTCCATTGCCATCAAGAGGCGGCGGCAATCGCGGCGGCTACAAAGGCGGATCACGCAGCGGCAAAGGCGGCGGACGCGGGGGCAGCGGTCCACGTGGCGGCGGTTCACGCGGCGGATCATCCCGTGGCGGCGATCGCCGCGGCGGCGGAAGACCACAATCTTCCGGCGGCCGACGCAAGTCTTATAACAATAACTAATATGGTTTGATGAGAACACGATGACCCTTTTGTAGGGTTGTCGTGTTTTTTTGTTTTTGTGGGGGCTGGCGTTGGCGTTGGACGTTCCTGTTGCGGTTCTGGCTGGGAGTGGAGCCCGGGCTTTGTGTAGGCAAAGAAAATTCGACAGGATGCACGTATTCTTTTGAAAGTGGAATGTATTTTTAAAAATTGGTTTGTAAATCTGAAATCTTGCATGAAAATCTCAAAACCTGCACGTAAACCTCTAAAAGTGGAATGAAACGCTTATAACAAACAGGGAACTAAGGACCTTTTTAGATATTTCATCTCCCAGAACCGCACATCTCCTATTGAATTCTTCAGACCTGAAAATCCTAGGTTCCGGAAAAGGAACAACCTACCACAAAGAATTTTCATAATAAACATGAATCGCACCCTCCCCGCACATACTAACCAATAAAAAAGGAGCCCCATCCACCATGACTCTCATCCGACTCGGCTATGTGGCCATGAGCATGAATCTTCAGAATGCCTCGCCGTCACAGACGATGACATACAAGCAATTTTCATCGATAAAAGATCGGGAAGCGGCAATCGCCAAGCTTGAGCGCATCGCCCGTTCCAATCTGGAGAATTGCCTGCGTCTTTTAAAGCATAATGTTCTTCACGACATTCACTTTTTCCGTTTCAGTTCGAAGCTGATTCCGCTTGCGAACCATCCTGAACTTAAGGGGTGGGATTTTATCTCGCCCTTAAAGCCAGAACTGATCAAAATTAAAGAATATTTACAAGCTCACCCGATGCGTGTTGATTTTCATCCTGATCATTTTGTGCTTCTGAACACCAGCGACGCGGACGTGCTCAAGAATACGTTCAATACGCTCAAGATGCACAGAGATCTGCTGAAGGGCATAGGGGTCGATCCGACGCACCGCTGTGTTTTGCATGTGGGAGGAGCCTATGATGATAAGGAAAAGGCGCTTGAACAGTTTATTCACAATTGGGGTCTTACACCCCCTTCTCTACAGGAAATGATCATATTGGAAAATGATGATACCGTGTTCAGTGCTGCGGATGCGCTATATCTTTGTGAAAAGCTGGGTGTTCCCCAGGTTTTCGACTATCATCATCACCTTGCCTACCATGAGAGGGATTGGCAAGAGGATTGGGAGAGGGTCGTATCGACGTGGAGTCAGTCTCCATTGCCCGTCAAAATGCATATCTCCAGTCCGCGTTCTGACAAGGATTACAAAGCACACGCCGATTATATTGACCCTGATATGTTCCTGGAATTTTTAAAAGGCATCAAGGGGTCGGTCGATCAGGTGGACTGCATGATTGAAGCCAAGAAAAAAGATGATGCATTGTTCCGGCTGGTTGAGGATTTGAAAGATGTCAAGGACACTGAATGGGTCGATCAGTCGTCCTTTGTCATAAAATAAATGTCAAATGTCTGCAAATAACGATTATGTCGGAGTTTGCAGTCGTTTTTTTGTTGGAAGCACACTTTTTAGTTTATAGAACGTCCTCAAATTTAAACTTTTCACCCCGTCGGCTGAAACCAATCCTATCCACAAACGTAAACATACTGTAAGATTTATACATAAGGATATAGACAAAAGGAGGATGGGTATGAGAGGAGAGCCCCAGAAACGGATTTCCCCGAAGGCACTGAAGGTGTGGAGGCTGCATGGTGTGATGCAGACTGTGGTGCTGGCTATAGTGGTGGCTGGTGTCGTGGTGTTATCAACGATATTTGATTGGCCGGTTTGGATCATGGTCTCAGCGATCGGTGTGCTGCTCTTGTTTACATATATGATGATCTTTTTTCTTCCGTCGATTCGCTGGAAGCGGTGGAGGTATGAAGTGAGGGAGCAGGAGATCGAGCTCCAAAGAGGGTTTATTTTTGTAAAGCGGACGCTGGTGCCGATGGTCAGGGTTCAACATGTTGATACGGTACAGGGTCCGATTTTAAAGAGATACAATTTATCTACGATCACGATTTCAACTGCTGCCACGGTTCATGAAATTCCTGCTCTCGATACAGGGGAAGCGGATGAACTGAGACATTCCATATCCTTACTGGCGAGGGTGGCGGAAGATGATGTCTGAATATAAACGACTGCATCCGATTTCTGCGGTAGCAAGTTTTTTGAAACAATTAAAAGAATTGATCATCCCGTTCGTCCTGTTGTTTGTTCTGAACAGCAGGGGAGAGAAGAGCGGGTTCTGGGATTACATGCCCCTCATTTCAATGGGGGCGGTACTGGTGATCGTGCTTGTAGCAGGGGTGATCAAGTGGCTGCGGTTCACTTATCGTTTAGAAGAGGGTGAACTGAGGATCGAATATGGACTTTTTGTAAAAAAGAAGCGCTATATCCCGTTTGACCGGATTCAAAGCTTGAACTTTTCAGAGGGAATCATCCACAGGCCCTTTGGATTGGTCAAGGTCAAGGTGGAGACAGCGGGATCATCGAATCCGAGAGAATCGGAGGCTGAGCTGACTGCCATTTTGAAAGAAGAAGCCTTGGATCTTGAAAGAATCATTTACAGTGAGAAGAAGAAGGATCAACAGCCGATGCAAGCGGATGAAGAGCAGTCCATCGATGTAGCGGCTATGCCAAAAGAAGAAAAATGGGTTTTTAATATGAGTGCCAAGGATATTTTGGTGCTAGCTTTGACCTCTGGAGGAGTCGGTGTTATTTTATCGGGGGCGGCCGTCTTTTTATCGCAGTTATCAGATTTCATACCGTATGAAATGATCTTTGACGAAATCATGGTGTTCGTGAAAAGTGGATTGGTGATCATTGCCGTGATGTCGTTTGTCATCCTGCTCGTCGCCTGGATTTTTTCAGTTGCATGGACATTCGTGCTGTATGGTGATTTTAAAATCAGGCTGAGCGATGAAAATATCGTCATTACGAGAGGCCTCTTGGAGAAAAAACAGATCACCGTCCCGCTGAACCGGGTGCAGGGAATCAGAGTTGTTGAGAACCCGGTGCGTCAGTTGTTTGGCTACTGTACCGTCGTGATTGAAAACGCTGGGGGATCTGTGCTTGAGAAAGACAGTTCGACGATCAAGCTGATGCCTGTTGTGAAGAAGAAGAGAGTTCCGGGGCTGCTTAACGAAATATTCCCTGAATACATTCTGACTGAGGATTTCCAGCGCCTGCCGAAACGTGCACTCAGAAGATATATCTTTCGTGCGGCGGATTGGGTGATCATCCCGGTTATCATCATGGCGATCATGTATTGGCCGCTTGGTCTTTTCAGTATCCTGCTCGCTGTTCCTTTCGGCTTGCTGGGCTTCTTTCAGCATCGTACCGGGGGATGGAGAATCAACGATAATCAATTATCTCTGAGGTACCGGGGGATTTTAAA encodes:
- a CDS encoding carboxylesterase; translated protein: MIGCLLIHGFTGGPYEVEPLAEYLKERTDWKIAVPTLPGHGETLALKGIKHVEWIDHAEEELKKLISTCDKVYVIGFSMGGLIASYLSVKYSIDKLVLLSAAAYYLNFKQLAKEIGNLIKEGLQGKILENELYNRYKFKMTNTPILSAYEFKKVVRVARPLLEKVDIPTFIAQGENDGIVPPKSAKYIYETISSEEKNLYYSSKAQHLICHSEDKHELFGEIYHFLQSE
- a CDS encoding DEAD/DEAH box helicase, whose amino-acid sequence is MALTKFSDLNLSASTLKSIKRMGFEEATPIQASTIPAGLEGKDIIGQAQTGTGKTTAFGIPMIEKIDMKNPNVQALVIAPTRELAIQVSEELYRIGSDKRARVLSVYGGQDIQRQIRAMKKNPHIIVGTPGRLLDHIKRRTLKLDNVETLVLDEADEMLNMGFIEDIESILETVPSTRQTLLFSATMPDPIRRIAERFMTEPELIKVKSKEVTVSNIEQYFTKVTEKEKFDVLSRLIDVQSPELAIVFGRTKRRVDELSRALSIRGYLAEGIHGDLSQARRMTVLKKFKEGRIDILIATDVAARGLDISGVTHVYNFDIPQDPESYVHRIGRTGRAGKKGMSITFVTPREMGYLRVVEQTTKKKMMGLKPPSHNEALEGQQRLALDKLIEAAKESDIKDYSQFAEEFLNDHDPIQAVAAAIKVLTKEPDTTPVEITEERPLPSRGGGNRGGYKGGSRSGKGGGRGGSGPRGGGSRGGSSRGGDRRGGGRPQSSGGRRKSYNNN
- the uvsE gene encoding UV DNA damage repair endonuclease UvsE → MTLIRLGYVAMSMNLQNASPSQTMTYKQFSSIKDREAAIAKLERIARSNLENCLRLLKHNVLHDIHFFRFSSKLIPLANHPELKGWDFISPLKPELIKIKEYLQAHPMRVDFHPDHFVLLNTSDADVLKNTFNTLKMHRDLLKGIGVDPTHRCVLHVGGAYDDKEKALEQFIHNWGLTPPSLQEMIILENDDTVFSAADALYLCEKLGVPQVFDYHHHLAYHERDWQEDWERVVSTWSQSPLPVKMHISSPRSDKDYKAHADYIDPDMFLEFLKGIKGSVDQVDCMIEAKKKDDALFRLVEDLKDVKDTEWVDQSSFVIK
- a CDS encoding PH domain-containing protein, which translates into the protein MRGEPQKRISPKALKVWRLHGVMQTVVLAIVVAGVVVLSTIFDWPVWIMVSAIGVLLLFTYMMIFFLPSIRWKRWRYEVREQEIELQRGFIFVKRTLVPMVRVQHVDTVQGPILKRYNLSTITISTAATVHEIPALDTGEADELRHSISLLARVAEDDV
- a CDS encoding PH domain-containing protein yields the protein MMSEYKRLHPISAVASFLKQLKELIIPFVLLFVLNSRGEKSGFWDYMPLISMGAVLVIVLVAGVIKWLRFTYRLEEGELRIEYGLFVKKKRYIPFDRIQSLNFSEGIIHRPFGLVKVKVETAGSSNPRESEAELTAILKEEALDLERIIYSEKKKDQQPMQADEEQSIDVAAMPKEEKWVFNMSAKDILVLALTSGGVGVILSGAAVFLSQLSDFIPYEMIFDEIMVFVKSGLVIIAVMSFVILLVAWIFSVAWTFVLYGDFKIRLSDENIVITRGLLEKKQITVPLNRVQGIRVVENPVRQLFGYCTVVIENAGGSVLEKDSSTIKLMPVVKKKRVPGLLNEIFPEYILTEDFQRLPKRALRRYIFRAADWVIIPVIIMAIMYWPLGLFSILLAVPFGLLGFFQHRTGGWRINDNQLSLRYRGILKHTAYMKKSRIQSLDSRQSWFQARRNLSSISTTLKSGQTGYSSEVKDLELEDAAEIYKWFSHE